From the Musa acuminata AAA Group cultivar baxijiao chromosome BXJ1-2, Cavendish_Baxijiao_AAA, whole genome shotgun sequence genome, one window contains:
- the LOC103972128 gene encoding protein transport protein SEC24 A-like produces the protein MQPLGREQSNYPGKPTPPFLAAPQSSGPGVGLGAIGAPQTTSPFVSSGPSIGTQPSSYRDPQPSIRSNIPSYLAQDASIYQQSQAPRFLPDAQTFPPISQPVMLPTGSFRPQSQIPVVSMGPPPQGATQLTSRSNMPQPLESSFSTSMAPPQPSLHGYSSVPPRSNMPPFHPDTQFHASRSVSQPSMQAFSSSHVAPVHGSPYHSHQSHVSAPPPIRGPLGFGSREQLQHPMAGPPMGGLQGLVEEFESLTVGSVPGALDPGIDTKLLPRPLNGDEESAKILEMYPLNCHPRILRLTTHAIPNSQSLLCRWHLPLGAVVHPLAEAPDKEEVPIVKFRPAGIIRCRRCRTYVNPYVTFTDAGRKWRCNLCSLLNDVPGEYYCTLDASGRRCDLDQRPELCKGSVEFVASMEYMVRPPMPPLYFFLIDVSVPAVHSGFCLSLTSNFLQIVAKTIKSCLDSLPGFPRTQIGFITFDSTLHFHNLKSSLAQPQMLVVADLDDVFLPLPDDILVNLCDSRHVVDAFLDSLPIMFEGTANVESALGSALRAAFMVMSQLGGKLLIFQSALPSLGVGRLRLRGDDLHLYGTDKEHTLRLPEDPFYKQMAAEFTTTQIAVDIYAFSEKYSDIASLGTLAKYTGGQVYHYPSFNAVVIHHDKLGYELARNLTRETAWEAVMRIRCGKGVRFTTYHGHCMLGSTDLLALPAVDCDKAFAMQLSLEESLMTSQTVYFQVALLYTSSSGERRIRVHTAAAPVVADLSEMYRRADTGAIISLLGRLAIENSVSQKLEDARQSMQLKLVKSLKEYRNLYVVQHRLGGRLIYPESLKFLPLYVLSLCRSTALRGGYADVPLDERCAAGYNIMILPIGRMLKLLYPSLLRIDENLLKNQQEIQEPSKQLPLTAQSLDPKGIYILDDGFNFIIWLGQMLSSDLVNNILGVEFGCFPDLSRVVVSEHDNDMSKKLLRILRTLREKDPSSYQSCHLVKQGEQPREGFMFLANLLEDQTAGSSGYVDWILQIFRQSQIS, from the exons ATGCAACCCTTGGGAAGAGAACAATCAAATTATCCAGGAAAGCCAACCCCACCCTTTCTAGCTGCTCCACAATCTTCAGGTCCTGGGGTTGGCTTGGGGGCAATAGGCGCTCCACAAACTACATCTCCATTTGTATCTTCGGGGCCTTCCATTGGCACACAACCTTCTAGCTACAGAGATCCACAACCATCTATCAGGTCTAATATTCCATCTTACCTGGCACAGGATGCCAGCATTTATCAGCAATCACAAGCCCCAAGATTTCTGCCAGATGCTCAAACTTTTCCTCCCATTAGTCAGCCAGTTATGCTTCCTACTGGATCTTTTCGCCCCCAGTCACAAATTCCGGTGGTATCAATGGGTCCTCCACCACAAGGTGCAACCCAGTTGACATCAAGGAGTAATATGCCTCAACCATTAGAGTCATCATTCTCTACATCAATGGCTCCGCCTCAACCATCTTTGCATGGATATTCAAGTGTGCCCCCAAGATCTAACATGCCTCCATTTCATCCAGATACACAGTTTCATGCTTCTAGATCAGTTTCACAGCCATCAATGCAGGCTTTTTCATCTTCCCATGTTGCTCCTGTACATGGTTCTCCTTATCATTCTCACCAGAGTCATGTATCTGCACCGCCTCCAATTCGAGGTCCTCTGGGTTTTGGTTCAAGGGAACAACTGCAGCATCCCATGGCAGGGCCACCTATGGGAGGTCTTCAAGGTCTGGTTGAAGAATTTGAATCATTAACTGTTGGATCAGTACCGGGGGCTCTCGATCCTGGGATTGACACCAAGTTACTGCCAAGACCTCTAAATGGTGATGAAGAGTCAGCTAAGATTCTGGAGATGTATCCACTGAATTGCCATCCTAGGATCTTGCGGCTAACAACTCATGCAATACCAAATTCTCAGTCATTGCTTTGTAGGTGGCATTTGCCTCTTGGAGCAGTAGTTCATCCTCTAGCAGAAGCTCCCGATAAG GAAGAGGTGCCAATTGTCAAATTTAGGCCAGCAGGCATCATTCGGTGCCGAAGATGCAGAACATATGTAAATCCATATGTGACATTCACAGATGCTGGAAGGAAGTGGAGGTGCAACCTTTGTTCTTTGCTTAATGATG TGCCTGGAGAGTATTACTGTACTCTGGATGCCAGTGGCAGAAGATGTGATTTGGACCAAAGACCTGAGCTATGCAAGGGCAGTGTAGAATTTGTTGCTTCAATGGAATATATGGTTCGGCCACCAATGCCACCTCTCTATTTTTTCCTTATTGATGTATCAGTTCCTGCAGTTCATTCTGGATTTTGCTTGAG CTTGACCTCAAATTTTTTGCAGATTGTGGCAAAGACCATCAAATCCTGTCTTGACAGTCTACCTGGCTTTCCTCGGACACAAATTGGCTTTATCACTTTTGACAGCACATTGCATTTTCATAATCTGAAG TCTTCTTTGGCACAGCCTCAAATGTTGGTGGTAGCTGACCTGGATGATGTATTTTTGCCTCTTCCTGATGATATTCTTGTTAACTTATGTGATTCTAGGCATGTAGTGGATGCATTTCTAGATAGCTTGCCGATCATGTTCGAGGGCACTGCCAATGTAGAATCTGCCCTCGGGTCTGCGCTTAGAGCAGCATTCATGGTTATG AGTCAACTCGGAGGGAAGTTGCTCATCTTTCAGAGTGCATTACCGTCTCTTGGTGTTGGCCGCCTAAGACTTCGTGGAGATGATCTTCATCTTTATGGAACAGATAAAGAGCATACCTTAAGATTACCTGAAGATCCATTTTATAAGCAGATGGCTGCTGAGTTTACAACGACGCAGATTGCCGTGGACATATATGCTTTCAGTGAAAAGTATTCTGACATTGCTTCTTTAG GAACTCTGGCCAAGTATACTGGTGGTCAGGTGTATCATTATCCATCTTTTAATGCTGTTGTTATTCACCATGATAAACTTGGCTATGAGTTGGCTAGGAACCTTACAAGGGAGACTGCCTGGGAAGCTGTGATGCGCATAAGATGTGGGAAAG GGGTCCGCTTTACAACCTATCATGGGCACTGTATGCTAGGATCAACAGATTTATTAGCCCTTCCTGCAGTGGACTGTGACAAAGCTTTTGCTATGCAGTTATCTTTGGAAGAATCCCTCATGACATCTCAGACTGTATATTTTCAAGTTGCCCTGTT ATATACTTCCTCTTCAGGTGAAAGGCGCATTAGAGTCCATACAGCAGCTGCACCGGTGGTGGCTGATCTTAGTGAAATGTACCGTCGAGCAGATACCGGAGCCATTATCTCTTTGTTGGGTAGGCTTG CAATTGAAAATTCGGTGTCTCAGAAACTTGAAGATGCTAGACAGTCGATGCAGTTGAAGCTTGTGAAAAGCCTTAAAGAATATCGAAATCTTTATGTTGTCCAGCATCGGTTGGGTGGAAGACTGATTTATCCAGAATCTTTGAAATTCTTGCCGCTGTATGTATTGTCTCTTTGTAGGTCCACAGCCCTCCGTGGAGGGTATGCTGATGTTCCTCTGGATGAACGATGTGCTGCTGGTTACAATATAATGATACTACCTATAGGCAGGATGCTTAAACTTCTTTATCCTAGCTTACTTAGGATAGACGAAAACCTCCTGAAG AATCAACAGGAGATTCAAGAACCATCAAAGCAGTTACCACTGACTGCCCAAAGTTTAGATCCCAAAGGCATATacattttggatgatggatttaaTTTCATTATTTGGTTAGGTCAGATGCTTTCATCTGATTTAGTCAATAATATACTTGGAGTTGAGTTTGGCTGCTTCCCTGATCTATCTAGG GTTGTAGTTTCTGAACACGACAATGACATGTCAAAAAAATTATTGAGGATATTGAGAACATTGAGAGAAAAGGATCCTTCGTCCTATCAGTCATGCCATCTGGTAAAGCAGGGTGAACAGCCAAGAGAAGGCTTCATGTTTCTTGCCAATCTTCTCGAGGACCAGACTGCCGGATCCAGCGGCTATGTTGATTGGATTCTTCAGATATTTAGGCAATCACAAATCTCATGA
- the LOC135611417 gene encoding pentatricopeptide repeat-containing protein At1g11290, chloroplastic-like, with protein MLSTLSPFAAAAAPTLPNPSHSPPHFSPRLLSHPSYLLLDLCADRREVRLFLPQVVKRGLHLEHVFQTKLVALFSRFGDLHDATLVFGSVEDKTDELYHSLLRGHAKHSSLDDAVAFFRAMRRAGVRPAVHSFTYLLKACGDRSDLWRGREIHSQLIASGFGSNVFAMTAVVNMYAKCRRIEEARRMFDRMPERDLVAWNAIVSGYAQNGMAERALEMVIRLQKDGHKPDSITLVSALPACANVGSLKIGKTVHAFAMKAGFDSLVNVSTALVDMYSKRGAIETARLVFDSMRLKNVVSWNSMIDGYGQNGDAEEALRLFKKMMADGIQATDVTIMGALYACGELGDLEEGRHVHELLTRTGFESDVSVLNALITMYSKCKRIDLAEDVFENMPVKSLVSWNAMILGYAQNDRVEDALRLFNKMQWKNVKPDSFTMVSVIPALADISVLKQAKWIHGLAIRLCTDKNIFIMTALVDLYAKCGSVRIARRLFDAMEERHVTTWNAMIDGYGTHGFGKSAIDLFEQMKRSSVKPNDITLLSVLSACGHSGLVQEGKKYFASMKEDYGFEPNMDHYGCMVDLLGRAGRLDEAWDFIQKMPIRPGISVYGAMLGACKIHKNVKLGEEAAQRLFELEPDEGGYHVLLANIYAAASMWEDVARVRTMMEKKGLQKTPGYSSIDLKNEIHTFHSGSTDHPQSQKIYTRLARLIDEIKAVGYMPDSDSLHDVEEDVKEQLLGTHSEKLAIAFGLINTTPGTTIQIRKNLRVCNDCHKATKFISQVTGREIIVRDMQRFHHFKNGQCSCGDYW; from the coding sequence ATGCTGTCGACGCTGAGCCcgttcgctgctgctgctgctcctactCTTCCCAACCCCTCCCACTCccctccccatttctcccctcgccTCCTCTCCCACCCTTCCTATCTCCTTCTCGATCTCTGCGCCGACCGCCGCGAGGTCCGCCTGTTCCTCCCCCAAGTCGTCAAGCGCGGACTCCACCTTGAGCACGTCTTCCAAACCAAGCTCGTAGCCCTCTTCTCCCGCTTCGGTGACCTGCACGATGCCACCCTCGTCTTCGGCTCCGTTGAGGACAAGACCGACGAGCTCTACCACTCCCTGCTCAGGGGCCACGCCAAGCACTCCTCCCTCGACGACGCCGTCGCTTTCTTCCGCGCCATGAGGCGCGCCGGCGTGCGCCCGGCCGTGCACAGCTTCACCTACCTCTTGAAGGCCTGCGGCGACCGCTCGGACCTGTGGCGGGGCAGGGAGATACACTCGCAGCTGATCGCCAGTGGCTTTGGCTCCAATGTGTTTGCCATGACCGCCGTCGTAAACATGTATGCGAAATGTCGCAGGATCGAGGAGGCGAGGAGGATGTTCGATAGAATGCCTGAGAGGGACTTGGTGGCGTGGAATGCCATCGTTTCCGGGTATGCGCAGAACGGGATGGCAGAGAGGGCTTTGGAGATGGTGATAAGATTGCAAAAGGATGGTCACAAGCCTGATTCAATCACCCTCGTCTCGGCTTTGCCTGCCTGTGCCAATGTTGGATCTTTGAAGATCGGGAAAACCGTTCATGCTTTTGCTATGAAGGCTGGCTTTGATTCTTTGGTGAATGTCTCAACTGCTCTCGTGGATATGTATTCAAAGCGGGGGGCAATTGAGACCGCAAGGTTGGTGTTCGATAGTATGCGGCTGAAGAATGTTGTCTCGTGGAATTCTATGATCGATGGATATGGGCAAAATGGGGATGCAGAGGAAGCCTTGAGACTGTTTAAGAAGATGATGGCAGATGGTATCCAGGCCACAGATGTTACCATAATGGGTGCTTTGTATGCCTGTGGTGAACTGGGGGATCTCGAGGAGGGGAGGCATGTTCATGAGTTGCTTACAAGAACTGGCTTCGAGTCTGATGTTTCTGTTCTGAATGCACTCATCACCATGTATTCAAAGTGTAAGAGAATTGATCTTGCTGAAGATGTTTTTGAGAACATGCCGGTAAAGAGTCTTGTGTCTTGGAATGCTATGATCTTGGGCTATGCACAGAATGATCGTGTTGAGGATGCTTTGAGACTCTTCAACAAGATGCAATGGAAGAATGTAAAGCCAGATTCATTCACTATGGTTAGTGTAATTCCTGCACTCGCTGACATATCTGTCTTGAAGCAGGCAAAATGGATACATGGCTTGGCTATTAGATTGTGTACGGACAAAAATATATTCATCATGACTGCTCTCGTAGATTTGTATGCCAAGTGCGGGAGCGTTCGTATAGCACGAAGACTCTTTGATGCAATGGAGGAGAGGCATGTCACGACATGGAATGCGATGATAGATGGTTATGGGACGCATGGTTTTGGGAAGTCTGCAATTGACCTGTTTGAACAGATGAAGAGGAGCTCTGTGAAGCCAAATGACATAACATTGCTGAGTGTTCTTTCGGCTTGTGGTCACTCTGGTTTAGTCCAGGAGGGGAAGAAATACTTTGCCAGCATGAAGGAGGACTATGGCTTCGAGCCTAATATGGATCACTATGGTTGCATGGTGGACCTGCTGGGCCGTGCCGGGAGGCTTGATGAAGCTTGGGACTTCATTCAGAAAATGCCAATCAGACCGGGTATTAGTGTTTATGGTGCCATGTTGGGTGCTTGTAAGATCCACAAAAATGTAAAGTTGGGAGAGGAGGCAGCACAGAGATTGTTTGAGCTAGAACCGGATGAGGGAGGGTACCATGTTCTATTGGCTAACATCTATGCTGCAGCTTCAATGTGGGAGGATGTTGCAAGGGTGAGGACTATGATGGAGAAGAAAGGGCTGCAGAAGACTCCTGGTTACAGTTCAATCGATTTGAAGAATGAGATACATACCTTCCATTCTGGAAGTACTGATCATCCACAATCACAGAAGATCTACACAAGATTAGCTAGGCTAATAGATGAGATTAAAGCTGTCGGCTATATGCCTGATAGTGATTCTTTACATGATGTGGAAGAGGATGTTAAAGAACAGCTGCTCGGAACACACAGCGAGAAGCTTGCCATTGCATTCGGGCTCATAAACACTACACCAGGAACCACAATTCAAATACGAAAGAACCTTCGTGTCTGCAACGATTGCCATAAAGCAACCAAGTTCATATCTCAGGTCACAGGTAGGGAGATTATCGTGAGGGATATGCAGCGATTCCATCATTTCAAGAACGGGCAATGTTCCTGTGGAGATTATTGGTAG